CGCATTTCGCTGCCGATGTAATTGAACTAACGTCATCCGGTATTGCCCAAGTGGGTACGTGGAATGCTACACTCCCTGATCGACTGAACATTACACGCCATTTGGATGGGGAATTCGTTACAGAAATTGACGATGGTTCGATGAAAAACAAGACCTTCATTGTCCTTACAGCGCTGGTATAATTAACAGTAAAATACAATTCCAACACTGAATAAGTAATTGATTCCAGTCTCCTCCATACGGAATGCTGAGAGATTCAACCCTCAAATTGTCTGGCAACGATAGATTCGAAGGTTTCGGCATCGAGCTGATACATGAGCTGTCGCTGATGTTCGGTTTTAATTACGAATTTCAACTGCAGGAGGACAAAGATTACGGAGTGAAGAATAATGCGACGGGAGAATGGTCTGGAATGATGAGGGAACTGATTGATGGGGTTGGCATGCTTTACggtcttttttttaactttcctCTTATAAGGCTGCTTCTTATTTCTAGCGCGCTGATTTGGCTATAACTGACTTGACGATTACGTCAGAGCGTGAGAGTGGCGTGGACTTTACTATGCCTTTTATGAACTTGGGTATAGTTGCAACCATTGTCCGCTCGTTCGTTCAATGTAAAGTGACACGAATTCCATATGTTCCAGGGATATCGATCCTCTACCGGAAACCAAAGAAAGAACCGCCGTCCACATTTTCGTTCATGGCTCCATTCTCCACTGAAGTCTGGCTATACTTGGGTGGTGCATATTTGGGCGTGTCGCTTTGCTTGTTCATTTTGGGACGCATCTCGCCATCGGAATGGGACAATCCCTATCCATGCATTGAGGAACCGACGGAATTGTTAAATCAATTTAGTTTCAGTAATTCGCTGTGGTTCAGTACCGGTGCTCTATTACAACAGGGATCCGAAATTGCGCCCAAGTAAGATGAACACTTTGGGGGAGTTGTCCATAGAGGTTGTTCGATGACGATATTTATGGACGGTCCGATGGATAAGCAATATGAATGGATAATAATTGATCAATGATTTTAGAGCTCCATCGACCCGGGCCGTGGCAACGACTTGGTGGTTTTTTACACTGATTATGGTGTCATCGTACACTGCAAATCTTGCGGCTTTTCTTACAGTCGAGAATAAAGAGTCTGCGATTAAAGACGTTGAGGACCTGAAAAACTGTCATCTTCCAGAAACAGAGTGCCCAGTAGAGTTTGGTGCAAAGAAGACCGGCAGTaccatcaattttttcaagGTTTTACGGTAAATCAAATGATTTCGTTTGTGATATACCCATCACTGCTTTAAGGAATCGGATCACTCGACATACAAAAACATGCACACTTACATGATGAGCCATCCCGAGTTCCTTACTGACGACAATAACCAAGGCTTGGAAAGGGCCAAGACCGGCAAATATGCTTTTCTCATGGAATCGTCGTCAATTGAATATTTCATTGAACGTAACTGTGATCTCACGCAAGTGGGCACACCGTTGGACGAGAAGGGATACGGCATCGCAATGAGAAAGGGTGGGTGCAGACACGTGAGCCGGCTATGGCAAAACGGAACTGAtagattcaatttttcgtcCCTGTAGACTCGGTTTACAGAAGTGCCCTCAGCGAAGGCGTTTTAAGGCTGCAAGAACAGGGAAAATTAAcgtcaatgaaaaataaatggtgGAAGGAAAAGACGAAAGGAACTGTTTGCGTGGTAAGTTGCACAGAAATGAGATATTCGATTTTGACTTCATTTTTCGTCTTCTCATTTGATACACATGCTTCGGTCGACTCCGTGCActgttaccattttttttatagtagtCGACCTGCTTAGgcaaaaaaacgagccatcagaataGTCGGAgtgtttgctgcgactgagccccgtacaaacccgtatatctattgcgtacgtgaccctagtgcgtctgtcaccctactttgaccgtaagcctattgcgccggttaatgtaaaactattatggaatgtgtacatcttacaaattgcgcatagcgcaattacgaagccccgttcgacgttcctttcaaatgaaacaaaaatttcaaatcgccctaaaattttatttttttgaagggcctagtatcggcctcagtccgaggacccaaatttaaattttttttcagctaaattctattcggcctttgattaccttccaaatgaaacaaaaattacgaaaaacgaatgaaatttactcgagttatatgcaaaatacacttagggcagagtagcctttcacttctaaggccctaactcacggtccactcactcctggattggtattgacaatacctatcatttgccgtgtcatttacatttccatcgtttattttgccataaatatcaccaaaagaccttaaatcacttaggtggccctaactcacgaagggccagcccgaatatgcccatcttcgaacttagcctcactttttcgactatctttcagggaaaaaaaaaattttgaaatc
This DNA window, taken from Bradysia coprophila strain Holo2 unplaced genomic scaffold, BU_Bcop_v1 contig_151, whole genome shotgun sequence, encodes the following:
- the LOC119074366 gene encoding glutamate receptor ionotropic, kainate 3-like isoform X2, whose product is MNICDAKEIPYIDVNLDPNTKQPVINLHPHPEALAQMFVDIANASNWKGFTVVYESAPWLPRMAKLLKLYDPKSYTITLRRINVGLHKTNFRPVLRRVKVSGETNIVLDCSIETLPELLKQAQQVGLMTENHQFIITTMDMHTIDLEPYQFSGTNITAIRLVNPASPMMGHITKCLDESTENNGEYESFRNDPYGNDDEERSESLTTSTTISVQAALIFDAVLLLAEAFKQFDPRHLRPKMLNCNDNAAWDIGNSIANFMRNTIVEGLTGEIRFDNRGYRSHFAADVIELTSSGIAQVGTWNATLPDRLNITRHLDGEFVTEIDDGSMKNKTFIVLTALSPPYGMLRDSTLKLSGNDRFEGFGIELIHELSLMFGFNYEFQLQEDKDYGVKNNATGEWSGMMRELIDGRADLAITDLTITSERESGVDFTMPFMNLGISILYRKPKKEPPSTFSFMAPFSTEVWLYLGGAYLGVSLCLFILGRISPSEWDNPYPCIEEPTELLNQFSFSNSLWFSTGALLQQGSEIAPKAPSTRAVATTWWFFTLIMVSSYTANLAAFLTVENKESAIKDVEDLKNCHLPETECPVEFGAKKTGSTINFFKESDHSTYKNMHTYMMSHPEFLTDDNNQGLERAKTGKYAFLMESSSIEYFIERNCDLTQVGTPLDEKGYGIAMRKDSVYRSALSEGVLRLQEQGKLTSMKNKWWKEKTKGTVCVEKETGEAQELNMDNMKGVFYVLLTGSAFASLYAVIEWLIIILLHAKRDNVPFKQELMDEMKFIIKCSGNTKTVRHRQSTSMDSRHSIESEGSGSSKDSNRHYGDK